One window of Dermacentor albipictus isolate Rhodes 1998 colony chromosome 9, USDA_Dalb.pri_finalv2, whole genome shotgun sequence genomic DNA carries:
- the LOC135903618 gene encoding transcriptional regulatory protein AlgP-like isoform X1, protein MSASAEKKEPSKEGEAKAAGKPEDNVDKDFVIFHFPGVEQPDGTSAGCETLKIPRDAAIDLVQKVRPAVARLVERCPCNDPEPEGPEAAEPMVPCVDCMAELKAEARRISTKAIVQTAVSDVAIQQPCPFTAQSLTMTKTCPVPPQAAPLPDKITQQMTFIKISCGKCGAEQVMDPAQTAAVKAPAAAGAAPAATPGATPAATPGATPAATPGATPAATPGASKTGAGPCGGPGLMNVVSAGPGTNTHIQFSCNCLEKFGFAPSGSGVALPPIPHAPNCCYALGNAQPPAGRASSSRDHNDLVRDRLIAEERHMMERFEEDDYDDAWPRRRSYQEFEERRTYGNGGGRSRSSRGVDGRRDRFEEELGDFNEDADDYDGRYTIRRTSSGNVAIIGDDNYQVRVAVGGRRSAGRRRGYR, encoded by the exons ATGTCGGCCTCTGCCGAGAAGAAAGAGCCGTCCAAGGAAGGCGAGGCGAAAGCAGCCGGGAAGCCGGAGGACAATGTGGACAAGGACTTCGTCATCTTCCACTTCCCCGGCGTCGAGCAACCGGATGGGACGTCGGCGGGCTGCGAGACGCTCAAGATCCCGAGGGACGCCGCCATCGACCTCGTCCAGAAG GTGCGTCCCGCCGTTGCGCGTCTGGTCGAGCGGTGCCCCTGTAACGACCCGGAGCCCGAGGGCCCCGAGGCCGCCGAACCCATGGTTCCCTGTGTCGACTGCATGGCCGAGCTGAAAGCGGAGGCGCGGCGCATCTCCACGAAGGCCATCGTCCAGACGGCCGTGTCCGACGTGGCTATCCAGCAGCCGTGTCCGTTCACGGCGCAGTCGTTGACCATGACTAAGACCTGTCCTGTTCCCCCGCAGGCTGCCCCGCTGCCAGACAAGATCACGCAACAGATGACTTTTATCAA GATCAGCTGCGGCAAGTGTGGCGCCGAACAAGTCATGGACCCGGCTCAGACTGCGGCCGTCAAGGCTCCAGCCGCCGCTGGTGCCGCGCCCGCAGCGACGCCTGGCGCCACGCCCGCAGCGACGCCTGGCGCCACGCCCGCAGCGACGCCTGGCGCCACGCCAGCAGCGACGCCTGGCGCCTCCAAAACCGGTGCCGGTCCCTGCGGCGGCCCCGGCCTGATGAACGTCGTCAGCGCCGGGCCCGGCACCAACACGCACATCCAATTCAGCTGCAACTGCCTCGAGAAGTTCGGATTCGCACCCAGCGGTAGCGGCGTAGCGCTGCCACCCATACCGCACGCGCCCAACTGTTGCTACGCCTTGGGCAACGCGCAGCCCCCCGCGGGCAGGGCAAGTTCGAGTCGCGATCACAACGACCTCGTCCGAGACCGGCTGATCGCCGAGGAGCGTCACATGATGGAGCGGTTCGAAGAGGACGACTACGACGACGCCTGGCCGCGAAGGCGAAGCTACCAGGAGTTCGAAGAGCGGAGAACGTACGGCAACGGTGGCGGTAGGTCGCGCAGCAGCAGGGGCGTTGATGGCCGTCGTGACAGGTTTGAGGAAGAACTGGGCGACTTTAACGAAGATGCCGACGATTATGACGGGCGGTACACCATCAGGCGCACGTCCTCGGGAAACGTCGCCATCATCGGTGACGATAACTACCAAGTGCGCGTCGCGGTCGGCGGCAGAAGGTCGGCAGGCCGAAGGCGTGGTTACCGCTGA
- the LOC135903618 gene encoding transcriptional regulatory protein AlgP-like isoform X2: MSASAEKKEPSKEGEAKAAGKPEDNVDKDFVIFHFPGVEQPDGTSAGCETLKIPRDAAIDLVQKAAPLPDKITQQMTFIKISCGKCGAEQVMDPAQTAAVKAPAAAGAAPAATPGATPAATPGATPAATPGATPAATPGASKTGAGPCGGPGLMNVVSAGPGTNTHIQFSCNCLEKFGFAPSGSGVALPPIPHAPNCCYALGNAQPPAGRASSSRDHNDLVRDRLIAEERHMMERFEEDDYDDAWPRRRSYQEFEERRTYGNGGGRSRSSRGVDGRRDRFEEELGDFNEDADDYDGRYTIRRTSSGNVAIIGDDNYQVRVAVGGRRSAGRRRGYR, encoded by the exons ATGTCGGCCTCTGCCGAGAAGAAAGAGCCGTCCAAGGAAGGCGAGGCGAAAGCAGCCGGGAAGCCGGAGGACAATGTGGACAAGGACTTCGTCATCTTCCACTTCCCCGGCGTCGAGCAACCGGATGGGACGTCGGCGGGCTGCGAGACGCTCAAGATCCCGAGGGACGCCGCCATCGACCTCGTCCAGAAG GCTGCCCCGCTGCCAGACAAGATCACGCAACAGATGACTTTTATCAA GATCAGCTGCGGCAAGTGTGGCGCCGAACAAGTCATGGACCCGGCTCAGACTGCGGCCGTCAAGGCTCCAGCCGCCGCTGGTGCCGCGCCCGCAGCGACGCCTGGCGCCACGCCCGCAGCGACGCCTGGCGCCACGCCCGCAGCGACGCCTGGCGCCACGCCAGCAGCGACGCCTGGCGCCTCCAAAACCGGTGCCGGTCCCTGCGGCGGCCCCGGCCTGATGAACGTCGTCAGCGCCGGGCCCGGCACCAACACGCACATCCAATTCAGCTGCAACTGCCTCGAGAAGTTCGGATTCGCACCCAGCGGTAGCGGCGTAGCGCTGCCACCCATACCGCACGCGCCCAACTGTTGCTACGCCTTGGGCAACGCGCAGCCCCCCGCGGGCAGGGCAAGTTCGAGTCGCGATCACAACGACCTCGTCCGAGACCGGCTGATCGCCGAGGAGCGTCACATGATGGAGCGGTTCGAAGAGGACGACTACGACGACGCCTGGCCGCGAAGGCGAAGCTACCAGGAGTTCGAAGAGCGGAGAACGTACGGCAACGGTGGCGGTAGGTCGCGCAGCAGCAGGGGCGTTGATGGCCGTCGTGACAGGTTTGAGGAAGAACTGGGCGACTTTAACGAAGATGCCGACGATTATGACGGGCGGTACACCATCAGGCGCACGTCCTCGGGAAACGTCGCCATCATCGGTGACGATAACTACCAAGTGCGCGTCGCGGTCGGCGGCAGAAGGTCGGCAGGCCGAAGGCGTGGTTACCGCTGA